In Staphylococcus lloydii, the following proteins share a genomic window:
- a CDS encoding CDP-glycerol glycerophosphotransferase family protein, translating to MIKQLTIESWQELTRQLEQAIQDGYSHFVILSDNISLYEDMLDAVELKPCTIVTDYTVDQFYRNDCRYFGKTTITFNDWIENINHYPNVIYDIATTIEILNTRNINTIFDLAMISLLQDEVAVDPHVVYNFSQDFATSSDVWSTVENCSLLNTTKYNLNKLAYIHGHKVPFKQQDILAPDNLRFVDKLLLKTKFKLPHWIFNSVHRHFVKKHQQQSYIYEKNANKLKDHIVFLGFDYGFRGNSRYLFNHFAKHFAKIPIYFITNDIKGPNFINPDDPKAKSLIEEARVVILESYIPDTLQPNGTIIQLWHGTPIKKLFLDSHEPYQNLNIYNYRARKYNKWLQQDYLVCDSDEIVDYFKSAFPLQHTNVISCGYPRVKYLLAKQFDAPYIQFIKHELKLDTEKPTLLYAPTWKSTSDEEELFPINDGLLNKYNVIYKGHVESNSDYLPENAIIAPANLETQDLILIADVVLTDYSSIIFDALTLDKTVCQYTPNHEQYIAERGVYEDVMHSLATVRYSDAKALLNDLVSFQMTAITNNEFVNDHNHAFETLSNIINKHINYHK from the coding sequence ATGATTAAACAATTAACTATAGAAAGTTGGCAAGAGTTAACACGCCAACTAGAACAAGCTATACAAGATGGCTATTCTCATTTTGTTATATTATCTGACAATATTTCTCTTTATGAGGATATGTTAGACGCTGTTGAACTAAAACCATGTACTATTGTTACTGATTATACAGTAGACCAATTCTATAGAAACGATTGTCGCTATTTCGGTAAAACGACGATTACATTTAATGATTGGATAGAGAATATTAATCACTATCCTAATGTTATCTATGATATAGCAACAACAATAGAAATACTTAACACACGCAATATTAATACTATTTTTGACTTAGCTATGATTTCATTATTACAAGATGAAGTAGCAGTCGACCCACATGTGGTTTATAACTTCAGTCAAGATTTCGCCACTTCTAGTGACGTATGGTCAACTGTTGAAAATTGTTCACTTTTAAACACGACAAAATACAATCTAAATAAACTAGCATATATACATGGTCATAAAGTGCCTTTCAAACAACAAGACATTTTAGCACCGGATAATTTACGTTTTGTGGATAAATTACTTTTAAAAACAAAGTTCAAACTACCTCATTGGATATTCAATAGCGTACATCGACACTTTGTAAAGAAACATCAACAACAAAGCTATATCTATGAAAAAAATGCCAATAAACTAAAAGACCATATCGTATTTTTAGGTTTTGATTACGGTTTTAGAGGTAACTCACGTTATTTATTTAATCATTTTGCTAAACACTTTGCTAAAATACCTATTTATTTCATCACAAATGATATTAAAGGTCCAAATTTTATTAATCCAGATGACCCTAAAGCTAAATCGCTCATAGAAGAAGCAAGAGTTGTAATATTAGAAAGTTATATACCGGATACACTGCAACCCAACGGTACTATCATTCAACTCTGGCATGGCACACCGATTAAAAAATTATTTTTAGATAGCCATGAGCCATATCAAAATCTTAATATTTATAATTACCGTGCTCGTAAATACAATAAATGGTTACAACAAGATTATTTAGTTTGTGATAGTGATGAAATTGTTGATTATTTCAAAAGTGCTTTTCCGTTACAACATACAAATGTCATAAGTTGTGGTTATCCAAGAGTGAAATATTTATTGGCCAAACAATTTGACGCACCTTATATCCAATTTATAAAACATGAATTAAAATTAGATACTGAAAAACCAACTCTTTTATATGCACCTACTTGGAAATCAACGTCAGACGAAGAAGAGTTATTCCCTATTAACGATGGCTTATTAAATAAATATAATGTTATTTATAAGGGACACGTCGAAAGTAATTCTGATTATTTACCGGAAAATGCGATTATTGCACCAGCTAATTTAGAAACACAAGATTTAATACTTATTGCAGATGTTGTGCTCACTGATTATTCATCAATTATTTTTGATGCATTGACGTTGGATAAAACAGTTTGTCAGTATACGCCTAATCATGAACAATATATTGCTGAACGTGGTGTCTATGAAGATGTTATGCATTCGTTAGCCACTGTTAGATATAGTGACGCTAAAGCATTACTCAATGATTTAGTTAGCTTCCAAATGACAGCAATAACTAATAATGAATTTGTAAATGATCACAATCACGCCTTCGAAACACTTTCAAATATTATTAATAAACATATTAATTATCATAAATAA
- a CDS encoding glycosyltransferase family 4 protein produces MKSITFFTHNIYAMGGTVKSISQLANVLAQKGHTVKIISVFKGSNKPYFELHPNVEITALINYQLHPSNVKNIFYNRLRKLTPFNKPRILSQHEPGLYQFSSYIENKMIRSIKTVDTDVLIGTRASFNIFITQYAPANVEKIGMEHMNFDAHPTAYQDQIIKTYRHLDKITTLTRNDKKRYESVIDTPTYVVPNVLNEARQSLSKRNLIIAAGRLEYEKGFDLLINSINNIQNVMREQNYKLAIYGEGQERTQLQQQIEQFNLADIISLNPTTKSLSTKLAESKFTVIPSRNEGFGMVILEAMNQGSVVVSFDGIVGPTSIINNEQNGYLVTQGDIMALSNKLQSLLSKESDTEIVENGYKTVKAYEPNAVYSQFLTMLND; encoded by the coding sequence ATGAAATCGATCACTTTTTTCACTCACAACATTTATGCTATGGGTGGTACTGTAAAATCAATATCACAATTAGCTAATGTATTAGCTCAAAAGGGACATACTGTAAAAATTATTTCTGTTTTTAAAGGAAGCAATAAACCCTATTTTGAGTTACACCCTAATGTTGAAATCACAGCATTAATAAACTACCAATTGCATCCTTCAAATGTTAAAAATATATTTTATAATCGTTTAAGAAAACTCACGCCATTCAATAAGCCACGTATATTATCTCAACATGAACCAGGGCTATATCAATTTTCTTCTTACATTGAGAACAAGATGATTCGTAGTATTAAAACAGTAGATACAGACGTGTTAATCGGCACACGCGCTAGTTTTAATATTTTCATTACACAATACGCGCCTGCAAATGTAGAAAAGATAGGTATGGAACACATGAATTTCGATGCCCACCCTACTGCTTATCAGGATCAAATCATAAAAACATATCGTCATTTAGACAAAATAACTACATTAACACGTAATGATAAAAAACGTTATGAATCTGTAATAGACACACCAACTTATGTCGTTCCTAATGTATTGAATGAAGCACGTCAATCATTAAGTAAACGCAATTTAATCATTGCTGCTGGACGCCTAGAATATGAAAAAGGGTTTGATTTACTCATCAATAGCATCAATAATATACAAAATGTAATGCGCGAACAAAATTACAAGTTAGCTATTTATGGTGAAGGTCAAGAAAGAACTCAGTTGCAACAACAAATTGAACAATTTAACTTGGCAGATATTATTTCGTTAAACCCGACTACCAAATCATTGTCGACAAAATTAGCAGAAAGTAAATTTACTGTCATACCGTCTCGCAACGAAGGCTTTGGAATGGTTATATTAGAAGCGATGAATCAAGGCAGTGTGGTAGTAAGTTTTGATGGTATCGTTGGCCCTACGTCTATAATTAACAATGAGCAAAATGGCTACCTAGTGACGCAAGGCGATATCATGGCTTTATCAAACAAGTTACAATCCTTACTTTCTAAAGAAAGTGACACCGAAATTGTGGAAAATGGTTATAAAACCGTCAAAGCATATGAGCCAAACGCCGTTTATTCACAATTTCTAACTATGTTGAATGATTAA
- the mqo gene encoding malate dehydrogenase (quinone) produces the protein MTTQHSKTDVILIGGGIMSATLGTMLKELAPNKEIKMFERLDSPAQESSNAWNNAGTGHSALCELNYTSEDKYGGIDIKKAVKINEQFQISKQFWSYLVKQGKLEDPQAFIKPVPHMSFVQGIKNVEFLRKRVQYLNENILFSNMEITDDKEKIKSWAPLMMEGRTSHIPMAITYDKTGTDVNFSSLTRQLFANLAEKNVELNYEHEVQDIKQHKDGTWEVTVKNLKTTQTEVVESDFVFIGAGGASLPLLQKTGIKESKHIGGFPVSGLFLACTKEEITKQHNAKVYGKAAVGAPPMSVPHLDTRYIDGKRTLLFGPFAGFSPKFLKTGSNMDLIKSVKPNNIVTMLSAGVKEMNLTKYLISQLMLSNEERMEDLRQFMPNAKSEDWHVIVAGQRVQVIKDTKDSKGNLQFGTELVTSEDGSLSALLGASPGASTAVDIMLDLLKKCYTEEFSQWEDKIKEMIPSYGQKLSENEALYKQLNEEIKKNLKVN, from the coding sequence ATGACTACACAACATAGCAAAACAGATGTCATCTTAATTGGTGGCGGGATTATGAGTGCAACGTTAGGAACCATGTTAAAAGAGTTAGCACCTAACAAAGAAATTAAAATGTTTGAAAGGCTAGATTCACCAGCCCAAGAAAGTTCTAATGCATGGAATAATGCGGGCACAGGGCATTCAGCATTATGTGAATTAAACTATACTAGTGAAGACAAATATGGCGGTATAGACATTAAAAAAGCAGTTAAAATAAACGAACAATTTCAAATTTCAAAACAATTTTGGAGTTATTTAGTTAAACAAGGCAAATTAGAAGATCCACAAGCATTTATTAAACCCGTGCCACATATGAGTTTTGTACAGGGGATTAAAAATGTTGAATTCTTGCGCAAACGTGTACAATATTTAAATGAAAATATTCTGTTTAGTAATATGGAAATTACAGACGATAAAGAGAAGATTAAATCATGGGCACCGTTAATGATGGAGGGTCGTACTTCTCATATTCCTATGGCAATTACTTATGATAAAACAGGTACAGACGTAAACTTCAGCAGTTTAACTCGTCAATTATTTGCCAATTTAGCAGAGAAAAATGTTGAATTAAATTATGAACATGAAGTACAAGACATTAAACAGCATAAAGACGGTACATGGGAAGTAACAGTTAAAAACTTAAAAACAACTCAAACTGAAGTTGTTGAGAGTGACTTTGTATTTATTGGTGCTGGTGGCGCTAGTTTACCATTGTTACAAAAAACAGGTATTAAAGAATCTAAACATATTGGTGGTTTCCCAGTTAGTGGCTTATTCTTAGCATGTACGAAAGAGGAAATTACTAAGCAACATAATGCTAAAGTTTATGGTAAAGCTGCTGTCGGGGCACCACCAATGTCGGTTCCACATTTAGATACACGTTATATTGATGGTAAACGCACATTATTATTTGGACCGTTCGCAGGCTTTTCACCTAAATTCTTGAAAACAGGCTCAAATATGGATTTAATAAAATCTGTAAAACCTAATAATATCGTAACGATGTTATCAGCGGGCGTTAAAGAAATGAATTTAACTAAGTATTTAATTTCTCAATTAATGCTTTCTAATGAAGAAAGAATGGAAGATTTAAGACAGTTTATGCCTAATGCTAAAAGCGAAGATTGGCATGTTATTGTCGCAGGTCAACGTGTGCAAGTTATTAAAGATACTAAAGACAGTAAAGGTAATTTACAATTTGGTACAGAACTTGTTACTTCTGAAGATGGTTCGTTATCAGCGCTTTTAGGTGCTTCACCCGGAGCGTCTACTGCAGTAGATATCATGTTAGATTTATTGAAAAAATGTTATACAGAAGAATTTAGCCAATGGGAAGACAAAATTAAAGAAATGATACCTTCTTATGGTCAAAAACTATCTGAAAACGAAGCACTATATAAACAATTAAATGAAGAAATCAAAAAGAATTTGAAAGTAAATTAA